Proteins from a single region of Pseudopedobacter saltans DSM 12145:
- a CDS encoding carbonic anhydrase, giving the protein MRLHNIEDQKSVTPSLALSFLKEGNQRFVNNLKAHGNLLEQVNETKNGQFPFAAILSCIDSRTSAELIFDQGLGDIFSIRIAGNVLSEDVIGSMEFACKLAGSKLIVVLGHSKCGAITGACKQVHLGHLTNLLEKVNPSIEYVRKHHTNVDLNSLEGINLVANQHVDHTITEILDKSDVLREMYENGEIGIIGAFYNVETGEVDFIKTMFLENSVV; this is encoded by the coding sequence ATGCGATTACATAATATAGAAGACCAAAAATCAGTAACACCTTCGTTAGCCTTATCTTTTTTAAAAGAAGGCAATCAGCGTTTTGTAAACAATTTAAAAGCTCACGGTAACCTGCTGGAACAGGTGAACGAAACAAAGAATGGCCAGTTCCCTTTTGCAGCTATTTTAAGTTGTATAGATAGCCGTACTTCAGCAGAACTTATTTTCGATCAGGGGCTTGGTGACATATTTAGTATTCGTATCGCTGGAAATGTACTTAGCGAGGATGTGATAGGTTCAATGGAATTTGCGTGTAAACTTGCAGGTTCTAAACTAATTGTAGTATTAGGACATTCTAAATGTGGAGCAATTACCGGCGCATGTAAACAAGTTCATCTGGGACACCTTACTAATCTTCTTGAAAAGGTAAACCCTTCAATTGAATATGTAAGGAAACATCATACAAACGTAGATCTAAATTCCCTTGAAGGTATTAATCTGGTAGCTAATCAGCATGTAGATCATACGATTACCGAAATTCTTGATAAAAGCGATGTATTGCGTGAAATGTATGAGAATGGTGAAATTGGTATTATAGGAGCATTTTATAACGTCGAGACCGGAGAGGTAGATTTTATAAAAACTATGTTCTTAGAAAACAGTGTAGTATAA
- a CDS encoding YdeI/OmpD-associated family protein, with the protein MSAKEQEVFYPASLAEWRKWLEQNHLSKSSVWLVLYSKSSGKSTISWSEAVDTALCFGWIDSKRIKIDLETSHQFFSKRKPKSTWSKINKEKVKRLIADGLMTDAGNASIELAKQNGSWTILDEVEELIIPYDLEEEFNNHEGTKEYFLSLSKSVRKAILQWLVLAKRAETRQKRISEIVQQASEKKKPKHLQ; encoded by the coding sequence ATGTCAGCGAAGGAACAGGAAGTATTTTATCCGGCAAGCCTTGCAGAGTGGAGAAAATGGTTGGAACAAAATCATCTTTCCAAATCGTCTGTATGGCTTGTCCTTTATTCCAAATCTTCTGGCAAATCTACAATCAGCTGGAGCGAGGCTGTAGATACCGCGCTCTGTTTTGGTTGGATAGACAGTAAAAGAATCAAGATAGACCTGGAAACCTCACATCAGTTTTTTAGCAAGAGGAAGCCGAAAAGTACTTGGTCTAAAATCAATAAAGAAAAAGTAAAAAGACTGATTGCAGACGGACTAATGACTGACGCAGGGAATGCCAGCATTGAGCTTGCCAAACAAAATGGCTCTTGGACTATTCTGGATGAGGTGGAGGAATTAATAATTCCATATGATCTGGAAGAAGAATTTAATAATCATGAAGGTACAAAAGAGTATTTTCTAAGTTTAAGCAAATCAGTAAGGAAAGCAATTCTACAATGGCTTGTTTTGGCTAAACGAGCTGAAACCCGTCAAAAAAGAATAAGCGAAATTGTTCAGCAGGCGAGTGAGAAGAAGAAACCTAAACATTTGCAGTAG
- a CDS encoding helix-turn-helix domain-containing protein, which yields MINYYDILLIGGVFTSFLTSILLFKSGGSQKHANRLLGVVIFGWGWYVFLYLLIVTGWLAYIPGIYRIGSPVYYLIPACNYLYTRSVLLDETRFRKYDWLHFLPATLHAMELLPYYLSGPQEKQMVANAIAGNFSLAYQRGDGLIPAFWHFQLRWILGVIYLIFQWRLLYQILQKDNLKEFRTVTNWLITFAVFCTVVYAGLGSMSVFAWLNLESGKSPLDSGRSIPRLMQVAGFMALSIYLFFKPEILYGVPRGTGKLAPLDIEPEMTKKPDSETALVMEDTQQVDKSPDREIPFNPELIESYAEQVGKYIIDEEAFRQPGYTINELAKALKMPIHHLSYILNHYYKQRFTDFINSYRVDYLKKRLDNGDWRSFSLEGLARDAGFSSRSTFFAAFKKKTGITPSTYVQQNEMVNFDR from the coding sequence GTGATAAATTATTACGATATTCTTTTAATAGGTGGAGTTTTTACCAGTTTTTTGACGAGTATTTTGCTGTTTAAAAGCGGCGGGAGTCAGAAACATGCCAACCGCTTGTTAGGAGTAGTGATTTTTGGCTGGGGATGGTATGTTTTTCTTTACCTGTTAATTGTAACGGGATGGTTGGCTTATATTCCAGGTATTTACCGTATAGGAAGTCCTGTTTATTATTTGATACCTGCCTGTAATTATCTCTACACCCGTAGTGTTCTGTTGGATGAAACAAGATTCAGAAAATATGACTGGCTACATTTTTTGCCGGCAACACTGCATGCAATGGAATTGCTTCCATATTACTTGTCGGGGCCGCAGGAAAAACAGATGGTAGCCAATGCAATAGCTGGTAATTTCAGTCTGGCTTATCAGAGAGGTGATGGTCTGATACCTGCATTCTGGCATTTCCAGTTGAGATGGATACTAGGTGTAATTTACCTGATATTTCAATGGAGATTGCTCTATCAAATTCTTCAGAAGGATAATTTAAAAGAGTTCAGGACAGTGACTAATTGGTTGATTACCTTTGCCGTTTTTTGTACTGTTGTTTATGCCGGGCTGGGAAGCATGTCTGTGTTTGCCTGGTTAAATTTAGAATCTGGAAAAAGTCCGCTTGATTCCGGACGTTCTATCCCGCGTTTAATGCAGGTGGCTGGATTTATGGCTTTAAGCATTTATCTTTTTTTTAAACCTGAAATTTTGTATGGCGTACCGAGAGGTACCGGCAAACTAGCGCCGCTGGATATAGAGCCTGAAATGACAAAGAAACCCGATTCTGAGACGGCACTGGTTATGGAGGATACTCAACAAGTGGATAAATCGCCTGATCGGGAAATTCCTTTTAACCCCGAACTTATTGAAAGTTATGCGGAACAGGTTGGAAAGTATATCATTGATGAGGAAGCTTTTAGACAGCCAGGTTATACCATTAATGAGTTGGCAAAGGCTTTAAAGATGCCTATACATCATCTTTCGTATATCTTAAACCATTATTATAAGCAGCGTTTTACAGATTTTATAAACTCTTATAGGGTGGATTACCTGAAGAAGCGTTTGGATAACGGAGATTGGCGCTCGTTTAGTTTAGAGGGGCTGGCGCGGGATGCGGGATTTTCATCAAGAAGTACTTTTTTTGCCGCTTTTAAAAAAAAGACAGGGATAACTCCGTCTACTTATGTTCAACAAAATGAAATGGTGAATTTTGACCGGTAG
- a CDS encoding M48 family metallopeptidase produces the protein MLKLNVKGIAFSALIVMMGACSTVPLTGRRQASLVSDGEMNTLAATSYKEFLTENSKNVITNTAEAKKVKEVGNKIAAAVTRYMNDNGLGSQIANFQWEFNLIKSDEVNAWCMPGGKVAVYTGILPVTLNDAGLATVMGHEIAHAIARHSAERYSQQMIASGLGSLAGAAVTKTASGKAVFDQMFGVGAQVGVLLPNSRKQESEADRLGLTFMAMAGYDPSQAIYFWERMASGKKAGSSEFLSTHPSDATRISDIKKYLPEALTHYKK, from the coding sequence ATGTTAAAGTTAAATGTTAAAGGAATAGCTTTTTCGGCATTAATTGTGATGATGGGAGCCTGCTCTACGGTTCCACTGACAGGAAGAAGACAGGCAAGTTTGGTTAGTGATGGAGAAATGAACACGCTTGCAGCAACAAGTTATAAAGAGTTTCTCACAGAAAACTCTAAAAATGTAATCACTAATACTGCCGAAGCAAAAAAGGTTAAGGAAGTGGGAAATAAGATCGCTGCTGCCGTAACCAGGTACATGAATGATAACGGCTTAGGAAGCCAGATAGCCAATTTTCAATGGGAGTTTAATCTGATTAAAAGTGACGAGGTAAACGCATGGTGTATGCCTGGAGGAAAAGTGGCTGTTTATACAGGTATTTTGCCTGTCACCTTAAATGATGCTGGTTTGGCAACGGTAATGGGGCATGAAATTGCTCATGCGATAGCCAGACACTCTGCTGAGCGTTATTCTCAACAGATGATTGCATCGGGTTTAGGGAGCTTGGCCGGTGCTGCAGTAACTAAAACAGCTTCGGGGAAAGCCGTTTTCGATCAGATGTTCGGCGTAGGAGCTCAGGTGGGCGTGTTATTGCCGAATTCGAGAAAGCAGGAATCGGAAGCCGACCGTTTAGGTTTAACCTTTATGGCTATGGCTGGTTACGATCCATCCCAGGCTATTTATTTCTGGGAAAGAATGGCATCAGGAAAGAAAGCAGGTAGTTCCGAGTTCTTAAGCACTCACCCAAGTGATGCGACACGTATTTCAGATATTAAAAAATATCTGCCAGAAGCTTTGACCCATTACAAAAAATAA